The genomic window taactcAACTAATCTAAGTCTTATATGTCCCAACTAATTTAGGTTGGGCACATGAATCTATCTAGAGAGTGAATGAAACAAATGTATTATACTACATAAAACAAGCCCACTCTAAAGGAATCCTACCCTAATGCATGAATGCATGACAAAGTAAAAGGAGAATCAAACAGCAATTTGATTTGCTATTATTTGGTTTTCAACTCTGTTATATTGTATTCCATAACCCTTCCAATACAACAAGGATTAGAAAATACAAGAAgagaatataaataaaaagttcaaatggagagagagagagagagagagagagagagagagagagagagagagagagagagagagagagagagagagagaggtctgatgcatgaaaaatgttcaaATGAGTGGAGAAAGAATATGTAATAGAAAGATAACGAGTTATAAAGAAATCGGGCTTTTTTTTCAGCTAAAAGATCATTGTATTAAGAAATGTAGAAAAGAATCTATataaaaaaaacactaaacTTGGTCAGAAAGAACGCGTAATCTAATATTTTTCTCACCTTtgacattgccatcaacaggaagTATATGCGATCACGTGAATTTATGATGCCATCAACACTCTGCTAAGACCTGTAAAAGGATATTtaagaaaatacaagaaaatcatataaatattaATTGAGATGTCATTCATTTAGAAAAAAGTTGAAGGAAAacacaaaattcaaattctAGGATTAGAAAAAGCATAGAAGTATGGGCTTTTGGAGACTAGTCAATCGACAACTAGACTGACTGATTATTTTACTAAGTGACAACGAATGTATGGGTATTGAGACTATCAATTGCTTGTATACAATAGTTAATTATTAGtgcttttaaattttcaaatttacttCAAAATGAAACAAGATAATAAATTATGGGAATGATAATGAACTAGAAGATTAGAATTAACGAAACAAATGTAATTATACAAAAATATGCTATAGTTCTTTCTTGAACTTCCTCTCATTTTGCAAAGGAGTGGGAACCCCTATCTTActttttcaagaattgaagtcATGAGATTTTTCTAGGTCAAGAAAATGATCAGCTAGGCCTATCGATCTCAACTCACAATTTAGGCAAGTTGGAGAGTAATATCAAGGATTCAATTTGAGGCTAGCTTTTAGGTTGAAATGTTCAAAGTTAAAATTCGATTCCAACACCAATTTATTTTAGAACTCTTTGCAAAGTAGGGTTCAAAAACAAAGTGTATGGCCATGCATCGAGAagaaaatcaatcaaaaaaaaaaaaatccatcataGAACTCATTTTGGAAGAAAATTCCATAACAACATTGTACATTGGTAAATTTTTTGCGATATCGATCATCCAAACATTCAAGTAAAGTGGTAGGAGAAATTTTTTGCAAGAACTTCCATTTTGCTAAAGAAGTCCAAATAAACCGATAGGTTCTATTTTAGAACTCTTTGCAAAGTAGGGTTCAAAAACAAAGTGTATGGCCATGCATCGAGAagaaaatcaatcaaaaaaaaaaaaatccatcataGAACTCATTTTGGAAGAAAATTCCATAACAACATTGTACATTGGTAAATTTTTTGCGATATCGATCATCCAAACATTCAAGTAAAGTGGTAGGACGTAGGAGAAATTTTTTGCAAGAACTTCCATTTTGCTAAAGAAGTCCAAATAAACCTATAGGTTCTATTTGGTTCGATGGAAATGCTATAATTTAATGCAAAATATTTTAAGATGGAAACAGTAATATCATAACGAGTGGCGAAAATAAATTCAATTAGATAATCTTAAGAAGGAAGTTCAAATGTTATAGGTCAAAattctttgaaaattttgttttcaagaatggagattttttaaTCCAATGGTATGTGATTCTTAGGGAATCGATAGTCATAATTATCCCCCCTATAGTATGAATCCAAAATACTCTCATCCAGCCAAAGAGTCATAAAAATAACCAATAAAGTAcaaatataaatattaattaagttgtcactcatttaaaaaataactaaGGAAATGATAATAAGTTAGAAGATTATAACAATGACGAaacaaatataattaaataaaagtaTATAGTTtttacccagaaaaaaaaatacaaaacaaaacaaaatacaaaaaacaaaagacaaaaagtATATAaggaaaatcaatatttttcttgtttcttgaaCTTCCTCTCCAGTTGCAAAAGAGTGAGAAACCTATCTTAGATTTTAGAATTGAAGCTAATGGGATTTTACTAGGTGGAAAATATGATTAGCAAGGCCTATCTATCTCAACTTTCAATTCAAGTAAGTTGTAGAGAATATtgttaggctatgtttggttgcaaggaaaattttaaaCGGAAAGGGAAGTGGatattttaaacttaaaaaagaaacttttgttgTCATTAACCCATGCGATtgcataaactacttaaatttcttaccatGTTAGGTAATGATACACTTAGCAAAGAGTTCTCGATGGACAGAAAAGTggaatttaagtagtttatacattCACATGGGTTAATGACTACAAAAAATGctttttaagttaaaaaaatttcatttcccttcccttccctttaattccccttgcaacaaAACAGAGCCTTAAGTTTTCAATTTGTGAATTTTAAGATGAAAtttctaaaattaaaattcGATTCAAACACCAATCTTTTTAGAACTCTTTGCAAGGTAGAGTTCAAAAACAAGGTGTATGGCCATGCTTTGAAGAGAAAACCAgtcaaaataggaaagaaatttccCAACTTAGAAATTCTATTGGAAGAAAATCAATAACAATGTTGCCGTTCAGTCAATTTTTGCGGCCTCGATCATCAAACCATTGAGGTAAAGTGGTAGGAGAAAAAATATGCAAGAGCTTCCATTTTCTAAACAAAATGCAAATAAACCTATAGCCTCTATTTGGTTTGATGGAAATGTTGCaatcaaatgaaaaatattttaagatAGATGCAATAATAGCATAACAAGTGGGCAGAAGAAGTTCATTTAGATGGTTTTAAGAAGTTTGTTTCAAATGTTAGAGGTTAAATTCTTTGAAAATGTGTTTCAAAGAaaggagattttatttttattattttttaatctagTGGTATGAGATTCTTGGAGAATCGATGGTCATAATTATCCCCATTCTGATGAAAGGCAATTAGACTATGGTCACAATTCATTGCATTTATATTtcttaaatataattaaaaaatttatcaaCCATTTTACCTTACCAAAGACTTCCCAAGTCACTTATCTTTTTCTTCATGAATGAGTCGCCATGCACATATGTATGCACATATATTCTACAGATATAAACATGTAGACACGCAAGGCTCATAGTGACTTGTCAAAGAGTCCCATCCAACATCCATAAAGATTCTCTTTTCACCATGAGTAAAGGCAAAAACTACAAATAAAGCTTCCTTTGCTTCACAGAAATGGGTGTGGATCATCACTAAAGTGGATACAATGTTGGGACCATAATACAAATATTTCGTGTCTATGAAGTAGTTGAATCCAAGTTATCTAATTAAGATGTGTCAAGATAAATGACAAGGAtacataaacaaaaagaagacctTAAGGTAGTTATGCGTAAGCTTCTGCATTTTCCCTCAAACTTTTCGGCTAGAATTAAGGAGGTGGTCAAAGAAAGCTGTATATTTGGATCATTCTTGACCCATAATTCAAAAGGCTAGGGGTTAACAACCTTGGTCATGTCTTCTCAGGCTTCTAGCATTAATGAATGGATCTTAGAATAGAATCTGAAATTTCGATTGGATGTTCTCCCATTCTTTGATTTTAGTGGTCCAAATAACCTCAGAAGTAGGACTGGAATTTCATTAGAATCTTAGAATCCAAGAAACAAGAGTTCATCAAAACATGCAATTATAGTGCAATTGATTGAAAATGTATATATGGAATTTTTGGGAAATGTACGAGCAATTACGATGAAGAAACTAAACAAGTAATCACACAAAATACGAAGAATTTAACATGATTCGGTATGAATAATTAAATATCCTCAAGAGAATCAGAGATTTTCACTAAGTCAAAAATGTTCTACACCACTCTCCACCTCACAATGTGATATTCCTTGCTACTGTCTAGGCTTTTCCCCCCTCTCCCATATAGACTATATATAGAAAACTTTAAgaaccctaatccctacacAATTACAATTTTACCTATATACATGTAATAGCCTCGAAATCCGACTTGAAATATGGACACCATTACAAGATACAAGACATAGGAACCTAACAATCTTCACCTTAGCTTGGACTTCTACAAGCCACGCTGAAGAATACCGGTTCAATGTCGATTCTACAAACTTAGTCATTGTCTCTGCCTATCTATAATACCGAACCAGCATATCCTCCACACAACTTATCGTCGCAGGAAATGATTTGGCTCTACCTCTCTTATCTTTACGACCTGATTGGAGAAATCACTACCAATTACAAAATCCGAAGCAAAAACCGATATGCTTCTTTCCAGATCTACATGTGTTCATAATGTGAATTGTTTATAGCCTTTGCTGTCCAGTCATACTTACTGAAGTTCTAACAATAGCTCTACCTGTTTGAACACACTCTCCAAGTCTATACAATAACAACCATCGGTCCTTATATCACAAATCATTGCCCCTCTTGAAAGCCTAAGAACTTCACCTTTAGATAAGCATCTAAAGCCTTTCGAATCCAATGCGCCAATGAAATCAAATTTATCCTTGAATCTAGCACATGTTTAACCCCAGTCACAGTTTGCACAATTTCATCAAACATGAGAATCTGTATAATCTCAATCCTGACAAGCTTCTTCTAACATTATTTACCATTTTGGCAGTACCCCTATCAAATACACAATAGGCAACACACTAATCCACAACTAAAATTCGAAATGaataatcaaaatctaaattccaatcagattttttttatatatgatgTAGTGATGTAAACATTTCCATTACTACAGTACCCTTTTGCGGCAGCAACATTTGATGATCTATCTTTGTTCTCCTTcttgtctttcttcttccttctatcCTTTACGCGTGGATAATCAATTTTAAAAGACCTTCCTCCTTGCAATAATAACAAATTATTTTGCGATTTTTTGATTTGGAGTGACCTGTATACTTGCCAAACTCCTCATGATCTATTTTCCCCCATGATCACCTATAATCAAAGCACCACCCTCTTCTAATGTCTCCGAGGACCTATATTAATTTTCATGTCATATCTTATTCATGAACAAAGGAACAACAAGCTCATCAAATTTGAGATTATCATTACCGAACAATATTGCAATCACAATTTGATCAAATGAATGAGGTAATGAGGTCAACAATCTCTTGTCCTCCTATGCGAGGTTAACATCTAAATTTCCATTAgtatcctattgatttcattcaaGTGATTCTTCTAACAGTCGAATACCATGtaactactttttttttacaaaaattttGTCAACAACCTAGATTTTTACCTATTCTCTAGTATTTCCAGATTTCCTTTAGATCCGCCAACCTGATAACCTTATGAAAAGTGTTATCCGGAAGATACAACTAGATCGTGTTGTTTGTTAAATCCTTCAACACTAAACACTTATCTTCCATCATATTGACAGGcttgtttgatttcttcttgAGAGCCTTGACTGTCTCATTTCACATAAGAATACTTCACCTATTGTTCCTATAAGGTAAAGTCATTATGGTTGTTGAAGTGTTTCATGGAAAACTTGAACCCTTCACCACTTTCTGATTTACCTAGTCTATAACCTTCATGCCCGCCATCAACCTCAACGAACTTGATTACCTTTGATCTTACACCATCTATACCGATGAAGCAGAATTTACCCGATTCATTCTATCGATTGTGTATACGCAGTGCGAAAAAATGTTGAGATCACCTGTTTTACAAGGAAACCTTCAAAGAGAACCCCTCCCTTTGTGAGTCTTGTGACTAGTGCGTGAACCACACACACCCCAACTCCCACATACCTTTATTTCATCTCTTTCCTTTAGTCATACTACTTTTATGTGCACACcaattcctctctttttttcttttgaaacacGAAGACCGATGATTTCAAATCACTCACTGATTTCTCTTGTATGTAAGTGTCAAAAAGTGaagttttttccttctttctttcatctCCTCTCCTTTACGTATCAAAATGGTACAATGCTTCTCACTAAGGGGAAAACAAATCAAGATTTTCATAAAGAAAAACTGACATGTAACTATTATACCATTTCCCACCCTCCTTGGTGACCACCTATTTCCCAGATCTCACCGCACTAACTATGACGATCTGCTAAACCTTGCTCGCATACCACTTGCTGGGAATGAATGGGTAACACGAGGAAGAAATCAACATATAATCTCATAATATAAATAATTTAATACGGTTTGGAATGAATTCCTACATCCACCAAAGAGAACCAGAGATTTTTTACTAAACCAAAAAACATTCTACGCCACTCTTGACCTCAGAATGAGATCTATCCCTTGCATATGTCTATAGTTTTCCTCAAtgaaacaatatatatatatatatatatatatgtgaaaccctaaaacctcaaATTCTCATACAATTACAATGTTACCATTGTAAATGTAATGAACTCAAAATCCGACCCATAAAAAACACAAGCCTAATAATAAATATGTAAACCACTACAGGATACAAGACATAAGAACCTGCAGAACTTCAAAAGACTAGAATAAATTTTCCaaaacattaaaataaaaattccaaaacatgaaactaaaatttcagaattttttttttttttttgggaggcaAAACAATAGGGGATGTTAACACCCCAGAAAAACACAGAGACCTTGAAATTAACTTCAAATAGTGAGAAAAGAATATTCTTCTTGTAACAATTTCAGGTTTGCACATGGTACGTGTCATAATCTGACAAGGATATCAACAATGGATAAACTAGGTCGTGCAAAAAGACTTGTCATCATTTTTGCTGTACACATGGTGACCTTAAATTTGGTAAGATGACAGGCATAATGTAATCCACTGTAATTACACAAATTATaacatatatttaaaaaaaaaaaaatgaagaagaagaagaagaaagaataaaattagGCTatatttggtagccaagaaaagaaaagaaaagaaaaatgaatctagaaaagaaaagaaaagaaaagagaagaaatcgtgagaaaataaaaagagtatgtatgtttggttatcaagagaagaaaaaaattcaaaaaattcaaaaaattttgaattttaagagaggtagacacataggaaatcaatgtgcaatcattcatttttgtcttattatgttttcatattttctaatgttttcttgtgttttttgtaagaaaattttttaaggcaacaaaagaaaatttcacaatttccaagagaaattttgaatttgaaaaagggAATTTTCTCttaggtgaagacataccaagtgcaaagaaaaatccttaacccaagaaaaaaaagtacaaaaagtataatttttttctttttttgactaccaaacacagctttaAGGAAGATTTCTCTCTGTGATGCATGATGTCTAACCTAAACACAGGGGTTGCAAAAATGACCACCACCCCCTCACAATAAAGGCAATCCCCTGCGCCTAAACATAGAATGAGCTCGCCGGATCAATTGCTAGAGTCGCAGGCTTtggatgaagagagagagagaggctaaaTTACCAATCTGCCCTCTACCCTCTACCCTCTACTTTAGAAAAAGCCAAAGTACTTTTAGAGAGGCTTCGGTGACCTCACACTCACAGGTTTTGAACGCGTTACATAGAACCTCGTCAAAATGGAAAATCAAGATTATTTTATGCTCACATAATCCATAAATAAGTTTAGAATTAAAGactctttttttcatttcaaattctATTTACATTCGATGGTTTCTCCATTCTTCAAAGAGCTGAAGatgaatcaaaacaaaatacaagaaaattcTCTAAAGAAATAAACTATATATCACCATCTTCCAGCTACAGATTGCTGTTGAAATCTTCCAGAGATGGCAGCTGCAAGTGCAGCCGTGAAAGTTGGATCTTTGGTCAAAGAAGAAGCCATCTTCTCAATCATAAACTGTTGGAAAGCCGGTGACTTTACTTGATCTGGGCTTGAATTCTTCACTTCATTGACCACCGTCCCAGGCTGAGgaggctgctgctgctgctgctgctgatggGTTAGATCTAGAGTTATCATTGGACCCGAACTAGATGAGTTAATGGAGGCAGAACAGGGGATTGAGCCTAGAGTGGCTACACCATGATTTGAACCCAATGATGTCTCAGGTCTTGAAGGGTTTGGATGGTTATGCTCTCCTTCATAAGTTGCTACTAATATGGATCTATCTTCTGCACTTCTTTGCacctaaaagaaacaaaattaaagaTTAATTAGTTAACTAACTTAAAAGATCTTAATAATTTGAAGCCATAAAACAAGATTAATTAGTTTAGCTTAAGTTAATTACCTTCTTCTTTACAGGGCACCTTGGTGCAAAGGAACACTTGAAGTAAGCCCTAGGAGATGGGTTGTCCCTGGTCACCTTCTGACCATATTTCCTCCATTGATATCCATCCTTTACTACCtgtaattaataattaatatcAATTTAGTGCTTGATTGAAAGTACCAAATTAATcctaagaacaagaagaagaagaagaagaagaagaaggggagatGAGTATGATTACTTACAAGGATGGTCTCAGTAGCATTAGTCCTTACATAGACCCTTGAGATCTTAGTTTTCATGTCTTCCTTTAGTCTCTTATGAcattatatttaaatttaacTTATGGGAAATCTTATGGGATTTCTATATCTATCCATACTGTGAAAACTCAATTATGAAGAAAGCTCAAATTCAACCCTCATAATGGTAGTGATATATGCTAGTGCAGAGTAAAATTTTCTCACACCCATAGTAGGCATCCTTATGTAACTGCTTTGTTTGTTTCAAAGTGAAAGCCATATTAAGGAAATTTGTAGGTAAAATCAGTATAAAAGTTGGGAATTTACTTGAAAATTTCCTTGAATCTTTGTTGGAAGTAAACATGACTTAAATGATAATAGGTTTTCCAcgcaaaattattttctttctttattcgtaCCTACTCTATCCTATACaatttggggggagggggagggggagggaaggaATAATGTGTGAACATGGAGGCTTGATCTCAAGAACTTTTGGTAGGATGAACTTTACCGTACCACATACTTCTTTTAGGGCCTATATTAAGGTCATTCTGATCGATGGATAGATGAAAGATCCTTTGAATTGATAAGCCATATGTCAAATTAAATACCCGTCTCAACTTTATAATCCATGATTTTATAagatatatattcttttttttgtaagaccattatatgatttttaattttttattactgTAACACCATTCTTCCAAAATGAAATATATTGGGTCCAAAAAACTAACTTCAAATACCTATaaaatttgggtttttattgaagcaattattttcaaaaaacaTTACATTGGCATGTAAAAGATCGTAAATAATCTAAAATTTAACCTATAGAAAGATAATGACATGTAACAAAGATATCCAAAATTTAGATCTCAACAAATAACCACTAAATTACAGAAAAAAACTGTCCTCCAAGTGTGAATATGGCATATGCTGAAATATGAGTCTTCATTATTGCAATCTCCACTTGCAGTCAATGGATGATAGAAGTCAAGAAGGCACTCATATATCAGAAACATGAGAAACCCATAACTCAAAACACAATCCATTCATCCATCCACGTAGCCTCTTACTATCTTTAACCACAAATCAATTGTGATTGAAATTTTATATACATTCTACATAGGACATTTTCACTTGAATTAAAAAGTTGACTAAAAGTCAAAGTCCACTCAACCAACAATTAAGTCCCCTTCTAGAATTTCTAATAAGTTAACAGACAACATAGTGGAGTCATGATATAGCCTTTCAGTTCAGCTAATAATCAAGGGTAtcaatcatcttttttttctctcacaatttccacttttcttttctgtttttgtgaACCTATGGGTAGTGGAGAAGAGTTTCTTGTTGGGTAATAAGCCGTAAATGGGCTGGAGTTGGACACATAGTTATTGACTTGGTATATGATGATAACCACATTTTGTTACGCAAAAGACAGATTTTAAGTCTTCTTGACTTGAATTGCAATGACACGTTAACTGAGTGTGATGCAGTTAAGCTTAGTATGATTTTTGTgtttaacccatttttttccttttgtgtgGGCTTGGGTGGGGTAGGGAGAGTGATCCTGGTGTTGATTGTTTCACTTGAAATTTGCATTCTTGCTCAGTATATGTACTTTGAATTCATAATACAAGAATTctaacctaaaataaaatagaagtaATAAATTTACATCGAAAGTGGGTTCTTTGATATAAAGATTTATAGGTATTTGGACACCTTCTTCTCATTTTGTTAATCATGTTCTAAATTAAGGTTTTCAGCAAAGACCGAGTTATCAATTTATGTAATTTTCTATTGATTGAATTATTGTTTCTGCTGATagccatgctgaaggtggaatAACGATCCAATTGGtttgtttttgcatgttctcaTTTTTTTGATCCCTTAATAATATTCACTTGCTAActtataaccaaaaaaaaacttaacttgGAACCGTTGTTCTAAatgtgttttgtttgaaacttgCAATTATTTTTCACTAGTCATTTAGCTCCAAAATTAATttcacaatgatttttttttcttttccagcgGTGGGAGAGGTGGGGGGACTGTTAGATATTTTAGGTGTTTACAAGCATGCCAATCAAATGAGAGAAACCTAACCAAAGATATGAACCCAAGGCACTGAATTAATTGAAGTTCActaaaaaaatgagaagaggAAATTGAGGAAGAATCATTGTTCAACTTGCAAACCCTATTGGGACCTTGGATTTTCATTATAAAGAAGCAACTGAGAGTCATGAAATAGGTTGGGATTAGGCATAGGAAGACTCAAACATTATCAGTTAGATTAAAAGAATGCATTAAGTAAGAGATGAGAGTCTTAACCACATATGCCGCCCATTGTAATTAAAGTTGGACTTCTAGTCTAACCCAATATAAGAACAAATAGAAAATGCAGGAGAGAATgcaaaggaaaatgagagagagagagacagagagagagagagagagagagagagaataacttGACTAATCAAGTCTTATATGTCCCAACTAATTAAGGTTGGACACATGAATCTATCTagagagtgaaagaaaaaaaatgtattatacTACATAAAACAAGCCCACTCTAAAGGAATCCTACCCTAATGCATGAATGTATGACAAAGTAAAAGGAGAATCAAACAGATTTTTGATTTGCTAGTATTTGGTTTTCAACTCTGTTATATTGTATTCCATAACCCTTGCAATACAACAAGGAtttgaaaatacaagaaaagaatataaataaaaagttcaaatgggtagagagaggtagagagagagaaagagaagtctGATGCATGAAAAAAGTTCAAATGAGTGGAGAAAGAATATATAATAGAAAGATAACGAGTTACAAAGAAATCGAGCTTTTTTTCAGCTAAAAGATCATTATAttaagaaatggagaaaataatatataaaagaaatacTAGACTAGGTCAAAAATTTCAACTGGAAAGAAACGAGTAATCTGATATTTTTCTCACCTtcaacattgccatcagcaagaaATATATGCGATTACATGAATTTATGATGCTACACTCTACTAAGACTTGTAAAAAGAtatttaagaaattaaataCAAGAAATTCATACAAGAAAATCATATAGATATTAATTAAGATGTCACTCATTCAAAAAAAAGTTGAAGGAAAacacaaaattcaaattctAGGATTAGAAAAAGCAGAGTATGGGCTTTCGGAGACTAGTCAATCGACAACTAGACTAACTGGTTATTTTTCTAAGTGACAATAAATGTATGGGCTACTGAGATTATCAATTGCTTGTAGAATGTATAGTAGTTAATTATTAGTGCttccaaattttcaaatttacttCACAATGAAACAAGATAATAAATTATGGGAATGGTAATGAACTAGATGATTTCaacattaacaaaataaatgtaAATATGCAAAAATACGCTTTACTTCTTTCTTgaaatttctctcattttgCAAAGGAGTGGGAACCCCTAGCTTActttttcaagaattgaagtcATGGGATTTTACTAGGTCAAGAAAATGATCAGCTACGCCTATCGATCTCAACTCGCAATTTAGGCAAGTTGGAGGGTAATGTCAAGGATTCAATTTGAGGCTAGCTTTTAGGTTGAAATGTTCAAAGTTAAAATTCGATTCCAACACCAATTGTTTATAGAACTCTTTGCAAAGTAGAGTTCAGAAACAAATTATATGGCCATGCTTCGAGAAGAAAATCGgtcaaaataaatatttttttttccaacatagAACTGATTTTGGACGAAAATTCTATAACAACATTGTACATTGGTAAATTTTTGCGATATCGATCATCCAAACATTCGAGTAAAgtggtagaagaaaaaaattgcaagAACTTCCATGTTGCTAAAGAAATCCAAATAAACCTATAGGTTCTATTTGGTTTGATGGAAATGTTATAATTTAATGCAAAAT from Macadamia integrifolia cultivar HAES 741 unplaced genomic scaffold, SCU_Mint_v3 scaffold2899, whole genome shotgun sequence includes these protein-coding regions:
- the LOC122067429 gene encoding WRKY transcription factor WRKY76-like; amino-acid sequence: MKTKISRVYVRTNATETILVVKDGYQWRKYGQKVTRDNPSPRAYFKCSFAPRCPVKKKVQRSAEDRSILVATYEGEHNHPNPSRPETSLGSNHGVATLGSIPCSASINSSSSGPMITLDLTHQQQQQQQPPQPGTVVNEVKNSSPDQVKSPAFQQFMIEKMASSLTKDPTFTAALAAAISGRFQQQSVAGRW